Proteins from one Acanthopagrus latus isolate v.2019 chromosome 18, fAcaLat1.1, whole genome shotgun sequence genomic window:
- the LOC119008052 gene encoding probable serine/threonine-protein kinase clkA: MTTTAPSPYYTHNNPPCYNHNNPPCYNHNCPTYNNHYNAPYYNHNCPYHNNDSSPYYNHNCPTYSNHYNAPYYNHNCPYQNNSSPYYDHNSSPSYNRNKHHCYNHKCPTYNNHYDAPYYNHNCPPYNNSSHCYNYICPNYNNHYSAPYYNNYNVSYHNNSSPTYCNHYNTPNHNNAAYHYHSSPYNNNSSPCYNHICPTYNNHYNAPCYNHNHPTSPYNNSSPCYNHICPTYNHHYSAPYDNCPCHNNSSPYYDHYNVSNHNNSSAYYNHNNPTYYRPTYNNQYNAPYYNHNCPIYNNHYNVSYYNNSFPYYNHNNPPCYNHNCPTYNNHYNAPYYNYNCPIYNNHYNVSYYNNSFPYYNHNNPPCYNHNCPTYNNHYNAPYYNHNHPTSPYNNSSPCYNHICPPTYNHHYSAPYDNCPCHNNSSPYYDHYNVSNHNNSSAYYNHNNPTYYRPTYNNQYNAPYYNHNCPIYNNHYNVSYYNNSFPYYNHNNPPCYNHNCPTYNNHYNAPYYNHNHPTSPYNNSSPCYNHICPPTYNHHYSAPYDNCPCHNNSSPYYDHYNVSNHNNSSAYYNHNNPTYYRPTYNNQYNAPYYNHNCPIYNNHYNVSYYNNSFPYYNHNNPPCYNHNCPTYNNHYNAPYYNHNCPIYNNHYNVSYHNNSFPYYTHNNPLCYNHNNLPCYNQTCPTYNNHYNAPYYNHNCPIYNNHYNVSYYNNSFPYYNHNNHQCYKHNSPPCNNHNCPTYNNHYNAPYYNHNCPIYNNHYNVFYHDNSSPYYTHNNPLCYNHNNLPCYNHNCPTYNNHYNAPYYNHNCPIYNDHYSVSYHNNSFPYYNHNNLTFYNHNSPPYNNHCNVPNHNYYSAPYRYHSSNPL; the protein is encoded by the exons ATGACCACAACAGCTCC ctccccctACTACACCCACAACAACCCCCCCTGCTACAACCACAATAACCCCCCATGCTACAACCACAACTGCCccacctacaacaaccactacaatgcCCCCTACTATAACCACAACTGCCCCTATCACAACAACGATAGCTCCCCCTACTACAACCACAACTGCCCCACCTACAGCAACCACTACAATGCCCCCTACTATAACCACAACTGCCCCTATCAAAACAACAGCTCCCCCTACTACGACCACAACAGCTCCCCCTCCTACAACCGCAACAAACACCACTGCTACAACCACAAGTGCCccacctacaacaaccactaTGATGCACCCTACTACAACCATAACTGCCCCCCCTACAACAACAGCTCACACTGCTACAACTACAtctgccccaactacaacaaccactacagTGCCCCCTACTACAACAACTATAATGTCTCCtaccacaacaacagctccccTACCTACTGCAACCACTACAATACCCCCAACCACAACAATGCCGCCTACCACTACCACAGCTCcccctacaacaacaacagctccccctGCTACAACCACATCTGCCccacctacaacaaccactacaatgcCCCCTGCTACAACCACAACCACCCCAC CTCCCCCTacaacaacagctccccctGCTACAACCACATCTGCCCCACCTACAATCACCACTACAGTGCCCCCTACGACAACTGCCCCTgtcacaacaacagctccccctATTATGACCACTACAATGTctccaaccacaacaacagctccgcttactacaaccacaacaacccaACCTACTACAGACCCACCTACAACAACCAGTACAATGCCCCCTACTATAACCACAACTGCCCCATttacaacaaccactacaatgtCTCCTACTACAACAACAGCTTCCCCtactacaaccacaacaaccccCCCTGCTACAACCACAACTGCCccacctacaacaaccactacaatgcCCCCTACTATAACTACAACTGCCCCAtctacaacaaccactacaatgtCTCCTACTACAACAACAGCTTCCCCtactacaaccacaacaaccccCCCTGCTACAACCACAACTGCCccacctacaacaaccactacaatgcCCCCTACTATAACCACAACCACCCCAC CTCCCCCTacaacaacagctccccctGCTACAACCACATCTGCCCCCCCACCTACAATCACCACTACAGTGCCCCCTACGACAACTGCCCCTgtcacaacaacagctccccctATTATGACCACTACAATGTctccaaccacaacaacagctccgcttactacaaccacaacaacccaACCTACTACAGGCCCACCTACAACAACCAGTACAATGCCCCCTACTATAACCACAACTGCCCCAtctacaacaaccactacaatgtCTCCTACTACAACAACAGCTTCCCCtactacaaccacaacaaccccCCCTGCTACAACCACAACTGCCccacctacaacaaccactacaatgcCCCCTACTATAACCACAACCACCCCAC CTCCCCCTacaacaacagctccccctGCTACAACCACATCTGCCCCCCCACCTACAATCACCACTACAGTGCCCCCTACGACAACTGCCCCTgtcacaacaacagctccccctATTATGACCACTACAATGTctccaaccacaacaacagctccgcttactacaaccacaacaacccaACCTACTACAGGCCCACCTACAACAACCAGTACAATGCCCCCTACTATAACCACAACTGCCCCAtctacaacaaccactacaatgtCTCCTACTACAACAACAGCTTCCCCtactacaaccacaacaaccccCCCTGCTACAACCACAACTGCCccacctacaacaaccactacaatgcCCCCTACTATAACCACAACTGCCCCAtctacaacaaccactacaatgtCTCCTACCACAACAACAGCTTCCCCTACTACACCCACAACAACCCCCTCTGCTACAACCACAATAACCTCCCATGCTACAACCAAACCTGCCccacctacaacaaccactacaatgcCCCCTACTATAACCACAACTGCCCCAtctacaacaaccactacaatgtCTCCTACTACAACAACAGCTTCCCCtactacaaccacaacaaccaccaatgctacaaacacaacagccCCCCCTGCAACAACCACAACTGCCccacctacaacaaccactacaatgcCCCCTACTATAACCACAACTGCCCCAtctacaacaaccactacaatgtCTTCTACCACGACAACAGCTCCCCCTACTACACCCACAACAACCCCCTCTGCTACAACCACAATAACCTCCCATGCTACAACCACAACTGCCccacctacaacaaccactacaatgcCCCCTACTATAACCACAACTGCCCCATCTACAACGACCACTACAGTGTCTCCTACCACAACAACAGCTTCCCCtactacaaccacaacaacctcACTTTCTACAATCACAACAGCCCCCCCTACAACAACCACTGCAATGTTCCTAACCACAACTACTACAGTGCCCCCTACCGCTACCACAGCTCCAATCCCCTGTGA